One segment of Eschrichtius robustus isolate mEscRob2 chromosome 3, mEscRob2.pri, whole genome shotgun sequence DNA contains the following:
- the PAQR6 gene encoding membrane progestin receptor delta isoform X2 encodes MLSLKLPQLLRVHQVPRVFWEDGIMSGYRRPTSSALDCVLSSFQMTNETVNIWTHFLPTWFPELESPALSKILRTAAFTYPFLFDNLPLFYRLGLCWGRGHSCGQEALSTSHGYHLFCALLTGFLFASHLPERLAPGRFDYIGHSHQLFHICAVMGTHFQLEAVLADMGSRRAWLAMQEPPLGLAGTVATLGLAVAGNLLIIAAFTASLFRAPSAYPLLQGGPLEGNAKAKLQ; translated from the exons ATGCTCAGTCTCAAGCTGCCCCAACTCCTTCGCGTCCACCAGGTCCCCAGG GTGTTCTGGGAAGATGGTATCATGTCTGGCTACCGCCGCCCCACCAGCTCGGCCTTGGACTGTGTCCTCAGCTCCTTCCAGATGACCAACGAGACCGTCAACATCTGGACTCACTTCCTGCCCACCTG GTTCCCCGAGCTAGAAAGCCCTGCACTCAGTAAGATCCTCCGCACGGCCGCCTTCACTTATCCCTTTCTGTTCGACAACCTCCCGCTCTTCTATCGG CTCGGACTGTGCTGGGGCAGGGGCCACAGCTGTGGGCAGGAGGCACTGAGCACCAGCCACGGCTACCACCTCTTCTGCGCGTTGCTCACTGGCTTCCTCTTTGCCTCCCACCTGCCTGAGCGGCTGGCACCAGGACGCTTTGATTACATCG gccacagccaccagctgttcCACATCTGTGCAGTGATGGGCACGCACTTCCAGCTGGAGGCGGTGCTGGCTGATATGGGATCTCGCCGAGCCTGGCTGGCCATGCAGGAACCGCCGCTGGGCCTGGCGGGCACAGTGGCCACACTGGGCTTGGCGGTGGCCGGGAACCTGCTCATCATCGCTGCTTTCACAGCTTCCCTATTTCGGGCTCCCAGCGCGTACCCCCTGCTGCAGGGTGGCCCGCTGGAGGGGAATGCAAAGGCCAAACTACAGTGA
- the BGLAP gene encoding osteocalcin, whose product MRPLMFLALLALATLCLAGRADAKPRDEETGKGAAFVSKQEGSEVVKRLRRYLDHGLGAPAPYPDPLEPRREVCELNPACDELADHIGFQEAYRRFYGTA is encoded by the exons ATGAGACCCCTCATGTTCCTCGCCCTACTGGCCCTGGCCACACTCTGCCTCGCTGGCCGGGCAG ATGCAAAGCCCAGAGATGAGGAGACTGGCAAAGGTGCAG CCTTTGTGTCCAAGCAGGAGGGCAGCGAGGTGGTGAAGAGACTCAGGCGCTACCTGGATCATGGGCTGGG GGCCCCAGCCCCCTACCCAGATCCGCTGGAGCCCAGGAGGGAGGTGTGTGAGCTCAACCCCGCCTGTGACGAGCTGGCTGACCACATTGGCTTCCAGGAGGCCTATCGGCGCTTCTACGGCACAGCCTAG
- the PAQR6 gene encoding membrane progestin receptor delta isoform X1: MLSLKLPQLLRVHQVPRVFWEDGIMSGYRRPTSSALDCVLSSFQMTNETVNIWTHFLPTWYFLWRLLALAGGQGFRSEPYHWPLLVFLLPACLYPFASCCAHTFSSMSPRARHICYFLDYGALSLYSLGCAFPYAAYSMPASWLHSRLHQLFVPAAALNSFLCTGLSCYSRFPELESPALSKILRTAAFTYPFLFDNLPLFYRLGLCWGRGHSCGQEALSTSHGYHLFCALLTGFLFASHLPERLAPGRFDYIGHSHQLFHICAVMGTHFQLEAVLADMGSRRAWLAMQEPPLGLAGTVATLGLAVAGNLLIIAAFTASLFRAPSAYPLLQGGPLEGNAKAKLQ, encoded by the exons ATGCTCAGTCTCAAGCTGCCCCAACTCCTTCGCGTCCACCAGGTCCCCAGG GTGTTCTGGGAAGATGGTATCATGTCTGGCTACCGCCGCCCCACCAGCTCGGCCTTGGACTGTGTCCTCAGCTCCTTCCAGATGACCAACGAGACCGTCAACATCTGGACTCACTTCCTGCCCACCTG GTACTTCCTGTGGCGCCTCCTGGCGCTGGCGGGAGGCCAGGGCTTCCGGTCGGAGCCCTACCACTGGCCGCTGCTCGTCTTCCTGCTGCCCGCCTGCCTCTACCCGTTTGCGTCGTGCTGCGCGCACACCTTCAGCTCCATGTCACCCCGCGCGCGTCACATCTGCTACTTCCTGGACTACGGCGCGCTCAGCCTCTACAGCCTGG gcTGCGCCTTCCCCTATGCCGCCTACTCCATGCCGGCCTCCTGGCTGCACAGCCGCCTGCACCAGCTATTTGTGCCCGCCGCCGCACTCAATTCTTTCCTGTGCACCGGCCTCTCCTGCTACTCCCG GTTCCCCGAGCTAGAAAGCCCTGCACTCAGTAAGATCCTCCGCACGGCCGCCTTCACTTATCCCTTTCTGTTCGACAACCTCCCGCTCTTCTATCGG CTCGGACTGTGCTGGGGCAGGGGCCACAGCTGTGGGCAGGAGGCACTGAGCACCAGCCACGGCTACCACCTCTTCTGCGCGTTGCTCACTGGCTTCCTCTTTGCCTCCCACCTGCCTGAGCGGCTGGCACCAGGACGCTTTGATTACATCG gccacagccaccagctgttcCACATCTGTGCAGTGATGGGCACGCACTTCCAGCTGGAGGCGGTGCTGGCTGATATGGGATCTCGCCGAGCCTGGCTGGCCATGCAGGAACCGCCGCTGGGCCTGGCGGGCACAGTGGCCACACTGGGCTTGGCGGTGGCCGGGAACCTGCTCATCATCGCTGCTTTCACAGCTTCCCTATTTCGGGCTCCCAGCGCGTACCCCCTGCTGCAGGGTGGCCCGCTGGAGGGGAATGCAAAGGCCAAACTACAGTGA